The following are encoded together in the Pelosinus sp. IPA-1 genome:
- a CDS encoding sigma 54-interacting transcriptional regulator has protein sequence MDLKEKMLGIIRTENIKDPFTDVRLAKMLSTTREQITILRKELGIGNSRERRKPYLKKTIETIVKGNSKLNITEITKKLMESGFDISRHVVEEFFSESSIDNIPDEEEIVVLQDPFANLVGHNGSLENNVIQSKSAILYPPFGLATLIIGESGVGKTQFAECMYNFAKQKKVIGETIPFIVFNCADYSDNPQLLLSLLYGYKKGAFTGADSDTEGIVEHANNGILFLDEIHRLPPKGQEILFSILDRGQFRRLGETKDERKVKIMFIGATTENIESNLLLSFRRRIPMIISIPSLHERAFVEKVEIIYDFFQKECNRINVKIFVESKVIEILTLKRFNGNIGQLKSTIQVVCARAFMKNIGKDSEIISIGYEDILETNSIQRDFILEDINIIEIRNYIQDMLFIPFIKNSANFIKDIQNNECSVPEDFYRQIEKKYYDLIKLNINFSEVEEILWTFISNKFSNLESSLTAKNKYFSLTELVNIADKDIIVLVKKVRLQLIKEHLYNEINENIFIYLAIHLDETVKRIRLKQPIININLSKIKKDFAKEYNIAHQVGNWLKELKDVELPEDEIGFIAMYIKAAVQNKTPKNRVGVVVVSHGKIATEIINVVRELLNVTFPIAIDMPLDESPAMIYEKIIGISKIVDEGRGILFLVDMGSLVNAGKIVTEKLQIQTQTLDRVDLLTVIEAVRKASIPENNLNEIYASLVKSRYNYPLLSIEETSKPIAIVALCLTGEGTAYHIRQAIEKKYPNVTVFQVGVMDDHLRDKIQEIQEKFKILTIIGTINPEIEGVNFIVYDPYLLSSGIREFDLILNSEKGKDLANFSKEDLFVFESSITAQKELIEVMCLLLINKGYVKKEFLQSVLKREEMSPTFMKGGMAIPHGESNIVNKSAIVVAKLKQPMAWGGGKAKIVCLPAFKINDKKIVKGLLKPFLNLDFVEGLKDLTDINQFREILFAKMKE, from the coding sequence ATGGATTTAAAAGAAAAGATGTTAGGGATTATAAGAACTGAAAACATAAAAGATCCGTTTACAGATGTAAGATTAGCAAAAATGTTATCGACTACAAGAGAGCAAATTACAATTTTACGTAAAGAGTTAGGAATTGGCAACTCAAGAGAACGGCGCAAACCATATTTAAAGAAAACAATAGAAACCATAGTCAAAGGAAATAGTAAGCTGAATATTACTGAAATCACCAAGAAATTAATGGAATCAGGTTTTGATATATCTAGGCATGTAGTGGAAGAATTTTTTAGTGAATCTAGTATAGATAACATACCCGATGAAGAAGAAATAGTCGTGCTGCAAGATCCCTTTGCCAACTTAGTAGGTCATAATGGTAGTCTAGAAAACAATGTGATCCAATCAAAATCTGCAATCTTATACCCTCCTTTTGGCCTGGCAACCCTTATTATTGGTGAAAGCGGCGTTGGGAAGACACAGTTCGCTGAATGTATGTACAATTTTGCGAAGCAGAAGAAAGTTATAGGGGAAACAATACCATTTATCGTTTTTAACTGTGCAGATTACAGTGATAATCCTCAGCTGCTATTGTCTTTATTATATGGTTATAAAAAAGGTGCTTTTACTGGTGCTGATAGCGATACAGAAGGAATAGTGGAACATGCGAATAATGGCATTCTTTTTTTAGATGAAATTCATAGGTTACCGCCAAAGGGGCAAGAAATTCTTTTTTCTATCTTAGATAGAGGACAGTTTAGAAGATTAGGTGAGACAAAAGATGAAAGAAAAGTAAAAATTATGTTTATCGGCGCAACTACGGAGAATATAGAGTCCAATTTACTATTAAGTTTTAGAAGACGTATACCAATGATTATTTCGATCCCTTCTTTACATGAGAGAGCTTTTGTTGAAAAGGTTGAGATTATATATGACTTTTTTCAAAAAGAATGCAACCGGATTAATGTGAAAATTTTTGTAGAGTCTAAAGTGATAGAAATACTAACTCTAAAAAGGTTTAACGGTAATATTGGTCAACTAAAAAGTACAATACAAGTCGTTTGTGCTAGGGCCTTCATGAAAAATATAGGGAAAGATAGTGAAATTATTAGTATCGGATATGAAGATATTTTAGAAACCAATAGTATTCAGCGAGATTTTATCTTGGAAGACATTAACATTATAGAGATTAGAAATTACATTCAGGATATGTTATTTATACCTTTTATTAAGAATAGTGCTAATTTTATTAAAGATATTCAAAATAACGAATGCTCGGTGCCGGAAGATTTCTATCGGCAGATTGAAAAAAAATATTATGACTTAATTAAGCTAAATATAAATTTCTCGGAAGTAGAGGAAATTTTATGGACTTTTATTAGTAATAAGTTCAGTAATCTTGAATCAAGTCTTACTGCTAAGAATAAATACTTTTCCTTAACGGAATTAGTAAATATAGCAGATAAAGATATTATTGTTTTAGTAAAGAAAGTAAGGCTGCAATTAATAAAAGAGCATCTGTACAATGAAATTAACGAAAATATATTTATTTACTTAGCCATTCATTTAGATGAAACAGTCAAAAGAATACGTTTAAAACAGCCCATTATAAATATTAACCTATCTAAAATAAAAAAAGACTTCGCGAAAGAGTATAACATAGCACATCAAGTTGGTAACTGGCTGAAAGAATTAAAAGATGTGGAGCTACCAGAAGATGAAATTGGCTTTATTGCAATGTATATTAAGGCCGCTGTTCAAAATAAGACACCGAAGAACCGAGTAGGAGTGGTTGTAGTCTCCCATGGGAAAATTGCTACTGAAATTATTAATGTAGTAAGGGAATTACTTAACGTGACTTTCCCCATAGCCATTGACATGCCTTTAGATGAAAGCCCAGCTATGATTTATGAAAAGATCATTGGCATCTCTAAGATTGTAGATGAAGGTAGAGGCATATTATTTTTGGTAGATATGGGCTCACTTGTTAACGCTGGTAAAATTGTTACGGAAAAATTACAAATACAAACCCAGACTCTTGATCGAGTAGATTTACTTACTGTGATAGAAGCGGTACGCAAAGCCTCTATCCCGGAAAATAACTTGAATGAAATATATGCAAGCTTAGTAAAAAGTCGCTACAATTATCCCTTATTAAGCATAGAGGAAACTAGTAAACCAATCGCGATTGTTGCCTTATGCCTTACAGGTGAAGGAACGGCTTATCATATTAGACAAGCTATTGAAAAAAAATACCCAAATGTTACTGTATTTCAGGTAGGAGTGATGGACGATCATTTACGGGATAAAATACAAGAAATTCAAGAAAAATTTAAAATATTGACGATTATCGGAACCATTAATCCTGAAATTGAAGGAGTTAACTTTATCGTTTATGATCCTTATTTACTTAGTAGCGGCATAAGAGAATTTGACCTAATTCTAAATAGTGAAAAAGGAAAGGATTTAGCAAACTTTTCAAAGGAGGATCTATTTGTTTTTGAATCCTCAATTACTGCTCAAAAAGAATTAATTGAGGTTATGTGTCTACTCCTAATCAATAAAGGGTATGTAAAAAAAGAGTTTTTGCAGTCAGTTTTAAAAAGAGAAGAAATGTCTCCTACCTTTATGAAAGGGGGCATGGCAATTCCTCATGGGGAATCTAACATAGTTAATAAATCAGCCATTGTGGTGGCTAAGTTAAAACAACCAATGGCTTGGGGTGGTGGTAAAGCAAAGATTGTTTGTTTACCAGCATTTAAAATTAATGATAAGAAAATTGTTAAAGGTTTGTTAAAACCGTTCTTAAATTTAGATTTTGTAGAAGGGTTGAAAGATCTAACAGACATAAATCAATTTAGAGAAATTCTTTTCGCTAAAATGAAAGAGTGA
- a CDS encoding polymer-forming cytoskeletal protein, whose amino-acid sequence MFSSNKKTTYVGEVETIIGKDTIMKGNISGKGTIRIDGQFEGDINTTGNIVIGENAKVTAQCKAVNATIAGTIYGNVDITEKLELLPSAQIIGDIKAGILGISEGAVFKGACEMRHPSEEIVTKKNSAK is encoded by the coding sequence ATGTTTAGTAGTAATAAAAAAACGACTTACGTAGGTGAGGTTGAGACTATTATTGGTAAGGATACCATAATGAAGGGAAATATTAGCGGTAAGGGTACCATCCGGATTGACGGACAATTTGAAGGCGATATCAATACAACTGGTAATATAGTGATCGGAGAAAATGCAAAAGTTACTGCCCAATGTAAAGCTGTTAATGCTACGATTGCTGGTACTATTTATGGTAATGTAGATATTACTGAAAAATTAGAGTTACTTCCTAGTGCGCAAATTATTGGAGATATCAAAGCAGGTATCTTAGGTATTAGTGAAGGTGCTGTTTTTAAAGGGGCATGTGAGATGCGTCATCCTAGCGAAGAAATTGTCACAAAGAAAAATTCAGCAAAATAA
- a CDS encoding M23 family metallopeptidase — protein MIKKENKPDRREYTLMVVPHQGQAVRKIRIPILAVKGAICLICLLAIVIAGSFINFRHSATIASAEKAELENLRKSNGDQVTEIEKLAKETAKLQSDMERLNSLDAEIRRIVNNEDTTNTSRAGLVRPSATYSGQGGPRVQSDIDNIKVVVNDLQAAVTIREQSLVELKQELLAKQARLAATPSIWPTSGDVTSRFGWRSSPWGGGGDYHPGIDIANSVGTPIVATADGEVVQSEWYGGYGNMVQINHGNGIATIYGHNSQLLVHTGQVVKKGQVIAYLGNTGASTGPHCHYEIRVNGTAVNPASFLN, from the coding sequence TTGATAAAAAAAGAAAATAAACCAGATAGAAGAGAATACACTCTAATGGTTGTACCTCACCAAGGGCAGGCGGTTCGTAAAATCCGGATACCAATTTTAGCCGTAAAGGGAGCCATATGTTTAATATGTTTGCTTGCTATAGTTATAGCAGGGAGTTTTATTAACTTTCGTCATAGCGCCACTATCGCTAGTGCTGAAAAGGCTGAATTAGAAAATCTGCGAAAGAGCAATGGAGATCAGGTTACGGAGATCGAAAAATTGGCAAAAGAAACGGCCAAATTACAATCAGATATGGAGCGGCTAAATTCCCTAGATGCAGAAATAAGGCGTATTGTTAATAATGAAGATACGACAAATACATCTCGGGCTGGCTTGGTGCGTCCTTCTGCCACTTACAGTGGACAAGGTGGACCTCGAGTACAATCCGATATTGATAATATTAAAGTAGTAGTAAATGATTTGCAGGCAGCAGTTACAATACGTGAGCAAAGTTTAGTTGAATTAAAGCAAGAATTGTTGGCAAAACAAGCTAGGCTTGCAGCGACTCCCTCTATTTGGCCAACAAGTGGCGATGTTACATCTCGTTTTGGCTGGCGCAGCTCACCATGGGGCGGTGGTGGTGATTATCACCCAGGCATTGATATAGCCAATAGTGTAGGAACCCCCATTGTTGCCACGGCAGACGGTGAGGTCGTACAGAGTGAATGGTATGGTGGGTACGGTAATATGGTACAAATCAATCATGGAAATGGTATTGCCACTATTTATGGACATAATTCTCAATTACTCGTACATACTGGTCAAGTCGTAAAGAAAGGACAAGTCATTGCATATCTTGGTAACACAGGAGCAAGCACGGGACCGCACTGTCATTATGAAATTAGGGTAAATGGTACTGCTGTTAATCCTGCAAGTTTCCTAAATTAA
- a CDS encoding DUF4446 family protein, producing the protein MDYVAQLSSLVMNNLQYVLLGMTIMILLALVVFVSINMKLAKMNKRYRTMMQGMDGQNLETLLLSHIEDVKQVVHKVDDLSVVCRRLEGISKECIQKVALVRFNAFEDVGSDLSFAIAILDSHNNGIVISSIYGRNEFRTYAKPVVSGDSSYLLTEEEKQALTQAMKK; encoded by the coding sequence ATGGATTATGTAGCACAACTGTCTAGCCTGGTAATGAATAATTTACAATATGTGTTATTAGGAATGACAATTATGATACTACTAGCATTGGTAGTATTTGTCAGTATTAATATGAAATTAGCTAAGATGAATAAGCGATACCGGACAATGATGCAGGGGATGGATGGCCAAAATTTAGAGACACTTCTACTTTCACACATTGAAGATGTAAAGCAAGTTGTTCACAAAGTGGATGATTTATCAGTAGTGTGTAGACGTTTAGAAGGCATCTCTAAGGAATGTATTCAGAAGGTAGCATTAGTTAGATTTAATGCCTTTGAAGACGTGGGGAGTGATCTAAGTTTTGCAATCGCTATTTTGGACTCACATAACAATGGTATAGTTATTTCGAGTATTTATGGTCGTAATGAATTTCGTACTTATGCAAAACCAGTTGTTTCAGGAGACTCATCTTATCTCTTAACAGAAGAAGAAAAACAAGCGTTAACACAGGCTATGAAAAAATAA
- a CDS encoding DUF554 domain-containing protein, which yields MKGTLVNAAAVLGGSLIGLLLKQKLSTKYQQTVMHGLALAVGLIGLQMAFKTQNILIVILSVVIGGLIGEFIAIDNWLTRLGDWLNLQVGSKFGRVGEGFITGSLVFCVGAMAIVGSIQDGLTGDASTLYAKSMLDAVASAVFAAGMGIGVALSSISVLVYQGLITLLASSLSGIIADGMIMEMTAVGGLLIMGISLLMLEIKTIKVANLLPAIPVAAVLASLWPT from the coding sequence GTGAAAGGAACCTTAGTGAATGCAGCAGCAGTTCTCGGCGGCTCGCTAATAGGTTTATTATTAAAACAAAAGCTTTCAACCAAATACCAGCAAACGGTAATGCATGGATTAGCTTTAGCTGTCGGATTAATTGGTTTACAAATGGCATTTAAAACACAAAATATACTAATAGTAATATTAAGCGTAGTAATTGGTGGGTTAATTGGTGAGTTTATTGCAATTGATAACTGGCTAACACGTCTCGGCGATTGGCTAAATTTGCAGGTAGGTAGCAAATTTGGTCGTGTGGGCGAGGGCTTCATCACTGGAAGCCTTGTATTTTGTGTGGGAGCAATGGCGATCGTTGGTTCCATACAAGATGGATTAACAGGTGATGCGAGTACTTTATATGCAAAGTCTATGTTAGATGCTGTTGCATCTGCTGTGTTTGCAGCCGGAATGGGGATTGGAGTAGCTTTGTCCAGTATTTCTGTTTTAGTTTATCAAGGTTTGATTACTTTATTGGCTAGTAGTCTTAGTGGTATAATAGCTGATGGAATGATTATGGAAATGACAGCGGTTGGCGGTTTACTTATTATGGGAATTAGTTTACTCATGTTAGAAATAAAAACAATAAAAGTAGCTAATTTACTCCCGGCAATTCCAGTAGCCGCAGTACTTGCGTCTCTATGGCCGACATAA
- the hydF gene encoding [FeFe] hydrogenase H-cluster maturation GTPase HydF, with protein MEETPKASRLHIAILGRRNAGKSSLINALTNQKVALVSDIPGTTTDPVYKAMEILPIGPVMIIDTAGVDDAGHLGTLRVERTMQVLNKADLVIIVLEAETGVTQYEKALIEGIKVKRIPIIGAINKSDIMELSQEKIKSWSEDFNIPLLPISVKNKKGIEALKQLIVTYAPSDWQGPPVIGDLIKKGDTVILVTPIDSAAPKGRLILPQVQTIRDILDHDGLTIVVKETELKQAFANLRQPPQLVVTDSQAFASVAADTPPEVMLTSFSILFARHKGDLEVLVSGVKSIDRLKPGDKVLIAEACTHHRQKDDIGTVKIPRWLQEKVGGKLEFEWVAGSHFPEDLSKYSLIIHCGACMLNRRDMLHRLAEVSDKEVPVVNYGILIAHIHGVLKQALEPFPHIQRILGE; from the coding sequence ATGGAAGAAACGCCAAAAGCATCCCGTTTACATATTGCAATTCTAGGACGTCGTAATGCAGGGAAATCTAGTTTAATCAATGCTCTAACGAATCAAAAGGTAGCCTTAGTTTCTGATATTCCAGGAACGACAACGGATCCAGTATATAAAGCGATGGAAATTTTACCGATTGGTCCTGTTATGATAATCGATACGGCTGGTGTTGATGATGCGGGCCATCTCGGCACACTTCGTGTTGAACGTACAATGCAAGTTCTGAACAAAGCTGATTTGGTAATCATCGTTTTGGAAGCTGAGACAGGAGTTACTCAGTATGAAAAGGCATTAATTGAAGGTATTAAAGTAAAAAGGATTCCTATTATTGGAGCGATTAATAAAAGCGATATCATGGAGTTATCCCAAGAAAAGATAAAAAGCTGGAGTGAAGATTTCAATATACCCCTTCTACCGATTAGTGTAAAAAACAAGAAGGGGATCGAGGCGCTTAAACAACTTATCGTTACCTATGCACCGAGCGATTGGCAAGGGCCCCCCGTGATTGGTGATTTAATTAAAAAAGGTGATACAGTTATTTTGGTTACCCCAATTGATTCAGCTGCTCCAAAAGGAAGGTTGATTTTACCACAAGTACAAACGATAAGAGATATTCTTGATCATGATGGTTTGACGATCGTTGTGAAAGAAACTGAATTAAAACAGGCCTTTGCAAACTTGCGGCAGCCACCTCAACTAGTAGTCACAGATTCACAGGCTTTTGCAAGTGTTGCAGCCGATACCCCTCCAGAAGTTATGCTGACATCCTTTTCTATCTTATTTGCTAGACATAAAGGAGATTTGGAAGTTTTAGTATCTGGAGTCAAGAGTATTGACCGTTTAAAACCAGGAGATAAAGTACTAATTGCCGAAGCTTGTACACACCACCGCCAGAAAGATGATATTGGAACAGTTAAAATACCTAGGTGGCTGCAGGAAAAAGTGGGAGGTAAATTAGAGTTTGAATGGGTTGCAGGCAGTCATTTCCCCGAGGATTTGAGTAAATATAGTTTGATTATCCATTGTGGAGCGTGCATGTTAAATCGCCGGGATATGTTACATCGTCTCGCAGAAGTATCTGATAAAGAAGTACCGGTTGTTAACTATGGAATATTAATCGCTCATATTCATGGAGTTTTGAAACAGGCATTAGAACCATTCCCCCATATTCAAAGAATATTGGGTGAATAA
- a CDS encoding ParB/RepB/Spo0J family partition protein — MMSNNSQRGLGRGLDALFSGSNSVEEKPLVSNISINQIIPNKFQPRRVFDEEALAELVSSIKQYGVLQPIVVRKSNNSYELVAGERRWRASQQAGLQEVPAIIKEYTDGEMTEIALIENIQREDLNAIEEALAYRRLMDDFNLTQEEVARRIGRSRSVIANMVRLLNLHPIVQDYVSRGTLSMGQARPLLGLETLDLQLEAAEIIIDDDLSARDAEELVKRLTEKPKQAKQQTKTVEDKDFFVSEAEDRLKMILGTKVKIKPGKLKSKIEIEFYSTEDLDRIIETLSGDETPVSNKPRGTFAV; from the coding sequence ATGATGAGTAATAACTCACAGAGAGGATTAGGGCGTGGTCTCGATGCGCTATTTTCTGGCTCTAATTCTGTAGAGGAAAAGCCTCTTGTCAGTAATATTTCTATCAATCAGATTATTCCTAATAAGTTTCAACCCCGCAGGGTATTTGACGAGGAGGCACTCGCTGAGCTTGTGTCTTCTATAAAGCAATATGGAGTATTACAGCCCATTGTAGTACGAAAAAGTAATAATTCTTATGAATTAGTGGCTGGAGAAAGACGTTGGCGGGCATCTCAACAAGCAGGTCTGCAGGAAGTCCCTGCTATTATAAAAGAATATACTGATGGTGAAATGACTGAGATTGCCTTAATTGAAAATATACAAAGGGAAGATTTAAATGCGATAGAAGAAGCGTTAGCCTACCGCCGTTTAATGGATGATTTTAATTTAACACAAGAGGAAGTTGCGAGGAGAATTGGACGTAGTCGTTCTGTAATTGCTAATATGGTGCGATTATTAAATTTACACCCAATAGTTCAAGATTATGTTTCACGTGGAACATTATCTATGGGACAAGCGAGACCTTTATTAGGTTTAGAAACATTAGACTTACAATTGGAAGCAGCTGAAATCATCATTGATGATGATTTATCAGCTCGCGATGCAGAAGAACTAGTAAAACGTTTGACAGAAAAACCTAAGCAAGCTAAACAGCAAACAAAAACAGTGGAAGATAAAGATTTTTTTGTATCAGAAGCAGAAGATCGGCTAAAAATGATCTTAGGTACAAAAGTAAAAATTAAGCCAGGTAAGTTGAAAAGTAAAATTGAGATTGAATTTTATTCTACTGAAGACTTAGATCGAATTATCGAAACATTAAGTGGGGATGAAACCCCTGTATCAAATAAGCCTCGCGGCACATTTGCTGTATAA